The Cellulophaga lytica DSM 7489 nucleotide sequence GAGAATGGACATTTCGTAAAAAAAATGGAACTCTTTTTCCTGTAGAACTTTCCCTAACTCCACTTAAAAATGATTTAGATGAATACCTAGGTATTTTGGGTATTTTTTACGATATAACAGACCGTAAAAAAGCAGAAGCTGAACTCCTTAAAAAAAATCAGCTTCTAAGCTACGCAGAACAAATTACCATGATGGGTAATTGGAGCTGGAATATGGTAAATAATGACATTACTTGGTCTGCCAATATGTATAATATTTTTGGTAGAGACCCAAATACATTAAAAAATGTAACTTTTGACACGTATTTTAATCATATTCATCCAGAAGACCGCAAAGAGGTTTCTAACTTTATTGATATAACTGTAAAAGAAGGTAAGTTTACAGATGTTTTACACCGTATTGTATTAGAAGATGGTACTACAAAAACGGTACATTTATTAGGAGAACTTATTACCAATGAGTTAGGAGAACCCATAGAAATGATGGGAACCTGCCAAGATGTAACGCAGTTACGTATGGCAGAATTAAAGTTTAGAGGACTGTTAGAATCTGCACCAGATGCAATGCTAATTGTAAATGAGGAAGGTTGTATACAAATTAGTAATAAACAGGCCGAAAAGTTGTTTGGCTACTCATCTCTAGAATTAAAAAATAAACCTGTAGAACTTCTTATACCAGAGAAGTTTATGCATACATACAAAACCAATAATAATAACTTTTTTACAACTATTAAAACTAGTGAAGCAGAAAAAAGTGAAGATTTATATGCATTACATAAAAATGGAGAAAAAATACCAATTCAAATAAGTTTATCTCCCTTAGAGACAGAAGAAGGTTTACTTATTTCTGTTGCCATAAGAGATATTACAGAGCAAAAACACGCAGAGTATAAAATATTAAAAGCCAAAGAAAGACTTGAAGTTTTAACCGATAACCTATTAAATAAAAACAGACAGCTAGCAGATTTTGCGCATATAACATCACATAACTTAAGAGCTCCAGTAAGTAATTTAAACTCTCTTTTAGGTTTTTATAATAGCGCTACAGATGAAGAGGATAAAGCAGAGATTTTTAGCAAGTTTGAAATTGTTATTGGCCATTTAACAGAAACATTAGACACACTTGTAGAAGCCTTAAAGACTTCTAATGGAGCACCAACCGAGCTTAAAAAATTAAAATTTGAAGACATTTTAAATAAAACTAAGGAAATTTTAACTGGTGAAATAGAAGCTACAAACGCAACAATAGTTAGCGATTTCTCTTCTGTAAATACAGTACTATATAGCAAGTTATATTTAGAAAGTATTTTTTTAAACCTAATTAGTAACGCAATTAAATATAAATCACCAGATAGAGACCCTGTAATAGAGATAAAAACAACTTTAATAAAAAACAGAATAACCTTAACCATAAAAGATAATGGCTTAGGTATAGACTTAGAAAAACACGGCCACAAATTATTTGGCTTAAACAAAGTTTTTCATAGACATCCAGAAGCAAAAGGTATAGGCTTATTTATGACCAAAGTACAAATAGAATCTCTTGGCGGCTCAATTAGCGCTAAAAGCCACGTTAATAAAGGAACAACCTTTATAGTAACCCTAAACTAAAAAATTATGAAAAACCATTTTAACGTATGTATTATTGATGATGATGATATCTATCAATTTACAATAGTGAAAACAATTAAAGCATTAGGCTTGGCAAAAAAAATTATGGTTTTTTCTGATGGAGAAGAAGCAAAAGATTTTATGCTAGATAATATTAAAAATAATTATGAACTTCCCGATGTTATTTTTTTAGATAACAATATGCCCATAATGGATGGTTTTCAATTTATGGAAGAATACGTAAAATTTAAACCTCAATTAGACAAAAAAATTACGGTTTATATGGTTTCATCTTCTGTAGACCCTGTAGATATAGAACGTGCTAATAATGTATCTGAAATTAATGGTTACATTATTAAACCTATAAAACCAGGACAGTTAAAATCTATTATAGAAAACTTAAATGCTTAAAAAGTAAAAAGACCGTTATATTACGGTCTTTTTACTTTTTAAGTATACTATAGTGTTTGCAAACACTCTAAAACATTAGTTTCTATCCTTTTTTGAATATTTGAGATGTCTGCTTTAACAAAAGTTTCTCCTGTTATATTTTCATATAACTCTATATACCTCTCAGACACAGACGCTATATACTCATCTGTCATTTCTGGCAATGTTTGTCCTTCTAACCCCTGAAAATTATTGCTTATTAGCCATTGGCGTACAAACTCTTTAGACAATTGTTTTTGTGGCTCTCCTTTTTCTTGTCTTTCTTTATAACCATCTGCATAAAAATAACGAGAAGAATCTGGAGTATGTATTTCATCAATCAAAACAATTTTACCGTCTTTAGTTTTACCAAATTCATACTTAGTATCTACTAAAATTAAACCTCGTTTTGCTGCTATTTCTGTTCCTCTTTTAAATAAAGCAAAAGTGTAATCTTCTAACTGCTTATAATCGGTTTCAGAAACTATACCTCTTTTTATAATATCTTCTCTAGAAATATCCTCGTCGTGGTCTCCCATTTCTGCTTTAGTAGCAGGTGTTATAATTGGAGAAGGAAATTTATCATTTTCCTTTAATCCCTCTGGCATAGGCACACCACAAAGCACTCTTTTTCCTGCTTTGTATTCTCTAGCTGCGTGTCCAGACATATACCCACGTATAACCATTTCTACCTTAAAAGGCTCACAAGCGTGACCAATAGCTACATTTGCATCTGGTGTTTTTAATAACCAATTAGGAACAATATCTGCTGTATCATTCATCATTTTTGTAGCTATCTGGTTTAGTATTTGCCCTTTATATGGTATTCCTTTAGGCATAACCACATCAAATGCAGAAAGTCTGTCTGTTGCTACCATTACCATAATGTCATCCTCTAAACGATATACTTCTCTAACCTTACCTTTGTAAACGTTTACTTGTTTAGGAAATTTAAAATTGGTATCTGTAATTGTATTCATTAGTGCTTTTTAATTTTGATGCTCTATATTTTTGTATGCTTCTATAACTTTTTTAACCAATTTGTGCCTTACAACGTCTTTATCATCAAGGTAAATAATTTTTATACCATCTACATTACCCAAAACTAGTAAAGCTTCTTTTAAACCAGAAATTACTCTACGTGGCAAATCTATTTGGCCAGGATCTCCTGTTAATAAAAACTTTGCATTTTTACCCATACGTGTTAAAAACATTTTCATTTGGGCATGCGTAGTATTTTGTGCTTCATCTAAAATAACAAAAGCGTTATCTAGTGTTCTACCACGCATAAATGCCATTGGTGCAATTTGTATGGTTCCGTTTTCTATGTAATGTGCTAATTTTTCTGCCGGAATCATATCACGCAAAGCATCATACAACGGTTGCATGTAAGGGTCTAGCTTTTCTTTTAAGTCTCCTGGTAAAAAACCTAAATTTTCTCCTGCTTCTACCGCTGGTCTAGTTAAAATAATACGCCTTACCTGTTTTTCTTTTAAAGCTTTTACTGCCAAAGCAACACCAGTATATGTTTTACCTGTACCTGCAGGGCCAATAGCAAAAACCATATCATTATTGGTTGCAGCCTCTACTAGTTTACGCTGGTTAGCAGTTTGTGCTTTAATAAGTCTACCACTAACACCGTGTACTAAAACATCTCCACTACTCTGTTTTGTGGCGTAATCTTCTTGGCTATTGCTAGTAAAAACCCTTTCAATTACATTTTCGTCTATTTTATTGTACTTAGCAAAATGGGTCATAAGCATATCTAAACGCTTATCAAATTCTTCTAAATGCTCATCATCTCCGTAAGCTTTTATCTTGCTGCCACGGGCAACAATTTTTAGTTTTGGAAAGTATTTTTTCAATAAATCTATATGCGCATTTTGATGCCCAAAAAATTCTCTGGGACTTATTTCTGTGAGTTCAATTATGATTTCGTTCAAATGAAAAAATGTATTAAAAGGTTAGGACGTAAATATAAATTTTAGTTGGCTATTTTTTTATGTAATTTTGTATAACAAATTTAATCAAAATCACTTCACCACGGCAAAAAACATATCAACAGTCATAAATGACAATACTAACACTAACTACTGATTTTGGATACAAAGACCATTTTGTTGGCGCACTAAAAGGAGCAATCTTCAGCGAAATTGAAAATGCAACTATTGTTGATATATCACACAGCATAAATCCGTTTAACATACAAGAATGTGCCTATATTCTTAAAAACTCGTACAAAACGTTTCCTAAGGGTACAGTGCATATTGTAGGTGTAGATGCCGAGCTTACCAAAGAAAATGAACATATTATTACTTATGTTGATGGGCATTATTTTATAAGTGCTAACAACGGCGTTGTTTGTTTAATAACTTCTGAAGTTAAACCAGAAAAAATAGTTTCTATTAACATACCAGACACTAAAGATGGCTCTTTCCCTACTTACGATGTTTTTATAAAAGCTGCTTGCCATTTAGCTCGTGGTGGTAAAATGGAAGTTGTAGGCAAGCCATTTACCAATTTAAAGACTTTTAAAGACTTTGTTCCGCAATTAATAGATGGAGGCAAAACCATAATTGGCAATATTGTTTACATAGATAATTACGGAAACGTTGTTAGCAATATTCAAAAAAACTTATTTGAAGCTTATAAAAATGGTAGAGATTATGAGGTTAGAGTACGTGGTAAAGTATTAAAAACAATACATAATAAGTATAGTGATATTATTAACTTTGATGCAGAAAAAAACCGACGCAATGGTCCTGGAGATTTATTAGCTCTTTTTAACTCGTCTCAGTTTTTAGAACTTGCTATTTATAAAAGCAATTTAACCACTGTTGGTGGCGCATCTACCCTATTAGGATTAGATTATAGAGACACCATAACCATTAATTTTTTATAAATGATAGTACGCATTGTAAAATTGACGTTTAAAACTGAAAATATTGTTAGCTTTGAAAATATATTTAACCAGTCTAAACATTTAATTAGAAATTTTGATGGATGTAACTTTTTAGAGCTATACCAAGACAAAAATAACCCTGCTATATTTTTTACATATAGTTATTGGGATAGTGAAAATGCTTTAGAGGCTTACAGACACTCAGATTTATTTATTGGTGTTTGGGCAAAAACTAAAATACTATTTGCAGATAAACCAGAAGCTTGGACTGTAAATAAAAATGAAACTTTAAATTAATTAGATGTACGCCATTTACAAACGAGAAATACAGTCGTTTTTTACGTCGCCAATTGGCTATATGGTCATTGGCTTATTTTTAATATTTTGCGGCCTGTTTTTATGGGTTTTTAAAGGAGAATACAATGTTTTTGATTATGGTTTTGCAGACCTAAGCAACTTCTTTTTTCTTGTTCCTTGGGTATTTTTATTTTTAATACCTGCCATTACAATGAAAAGTTTTTCTGAGGAACGTAAAACAGGAACTTTAGAGCTGTTATTTATTAAACCAATATCTTTATGGCAAACAGTTATTGGTAAATTTTTAGGAACTCTTACCTTAGTAATTATAGCCATTATACCTACATTTTTATATGTATACTCTTTATCTCAGCTAGGGCAAACAATTGGTAATATAGATATGGGAGTTGTGTTTGGTTCTTATTTTGGACTTTTATTTTTAATGGCTAGTTACACAGCTATTGGAATTTTTGCTTCTACCCTTTCTCAAAATCAAATAGTTGCATTTTTACTGGCTTTAATTCTTTGTTTTGCCTGCTTTTACGGTTTTCAAGGTATTAGCACATTGTTTACAGACGGTAGCACATCTGTTGCTATAGCCTCATTAGGAATGAAAGCACATTTTGAGAGTATTGCACGCGGTGTTATAGACACTAGAGATTTAATTTATTTTATTAGCCTTACAGTGTTTTTTTTGTTTTTAACTGTTGTTCAACTTAAAAACTTAAATCAATAATGAAAAAAACTCTTACCTCCATAGCTATTGGTATTATTGCTTTAGTTGTACTTAATATAGCATCTAACTACATATACACAAGAATGGATGTTACAGAAGACAGCAGATACACATTATCTTCTGCTGCTTTACAAACCGTACAAAATTTTACTAATCCTGTAATTATAGATGTTCTTTTAGAAGGACAATTGCCAGGTGAATTTGTAAAATTACAGTCCGAAACAAAACAAATACTAGAAGAGTTTAAGGCTGAAAATAGCAATATAAAATTTAATTTTATTAACCCTTTAGAAACTACAGGCTCATCTGAAAATGCAATTGCAGAAATGCAAAAACTAGGCCTAACACCTGCTAATGTTACTGTAGAAGAAAACGGAAAAGTGTCTCAGGAATTTGTTTTTCCTTGGGCAATAGTTAACTACAACAATAAAACTGTAAAAGTTGCCCTGCTTAAAAATAAATTAGGAGCTACTACAGAAGAGCGCGTAACCAACTCTATACAACATTTAGAGTATTCTTTTGCAGATGCTTTTAGCAAATTAAACATTAAACAAAAAAAGAGAATAGCCGTTATTAAAGGTAATGGTGAGTTGCAAGATATTTACCTTGCAGATTACCTGTCTACTATTAAAGAATATTATAATATTGGAGCTTTTACCTTAGACTCTGTTGCTAGTAATCCAGAGAAAACATTAACTCAATTAAAAGAGTACGATCTTGCTTTAATTGCAAAACCTACGGAGCCTTTTACAGATAAAGAAAAATATGTGTTAGACCAATACATTGTAAATGGCGGAAAATCTATGTGGCTTATAGATAACGTTAGTATGGAGCTAGATAGTTTATTTAATAATGAAGGTAAATCTTTAGCTTTTCCTAGAGATTTAAACTTAAAAGATTTCTTTTTTAAATATGGCATACGTATAAACCCTGCATTGGTTAAAGATATATACGCTACACAAATTGTTTTAGCACAAGGAGATGGCAATAACTCTCAATACAACCCTGTACCTTGGCCATTTAACCCAATGGTTTTTTCTAGAAATGACCACCCTATAAATAACAATTTAGAAGCTTTACGTTTACAGTTTGCAAACAGTATAGATGTTTTAAATAATAACGAGTATAATAAACATATTTTATACTATAGTTCTCCCTTATCTACAGTGGTAGGCACACCAAATATTATTAGCTTAGATTTGGTTAATAAAGCCCCTAACAAAGAAGAATACAACAATGGTAATAAACCTTTAGCTGTTTTGGTAGAAGGTAAATTTAAATCTGTTTACAATAACCGCGTAAAACCATTTGCGCTAAAAAACAACAAAGAAGTTGGTACAAACAATAAAATGTTGGTTATTGCAGATGGTGATGTT carries:
- a CDS encoding PAS domain-containing sensor histidine kinase, which encodes MHNAIEKNPKIKNTLDRINNVARIGIWELNLETKDYTLDKITSDILDLKDRNKINLKETITLFTDKVHRKNIKEGMTNLITNGVSFDKEVALETVTGKKIWARKIGLADKKNGVVTRVYGIFQEITEAKKTEQQLHSVNSELKSIINSSAVSIVSIDKQGGVMQFNSGAEKLLGFSANEVIGNLPPTSILLEEELANFSKEFASKFGKEHIKNYNPFYELGIQDIKDTREWTFRKKNGTLFPVELSLTPLKNDLDEYLGILGIFYDITDRKKAEAELLKKNQLLSYAEQITMMGNWSWNMVNNDITWSANMYNIFGRDPNTLKNVTFDTYFNHIHPEDRKEVSNFIDITVKEGKFTDVLHRIVLEDGTTKTVHLLGELITNELGEPIEMMGTCQDVTQLRMAELKFRGLLESAPDAMLIVNEEGCIQISNKQAEKLFGYSSLELKNKPVELLIPEKFMHTYKTNNNNFFTTIKTSEAEKSEDLYALHKNGEKIPIQISLSPLETEEGLLISVAIRDITEQKHAEYKILKAKERLEVLTDNLLNKNRQLADFAHITSHNLRAPVSNLNSLLGFYNSATDEEDKAEIFSKFEIVIGHLTETLDTLVEALKTSNGAPTELKKLKFEDILNKTKEILTGEIEATNATIVSDFSSVNTVLYSKLYLESIFLNLISNAIKYKSPDRDPVIEIKTTLIKNRITLTIKDNGLGIDLEKHGHKLFGLNKVFHRHPEAKGIGLFMTKVQIESLGGSISAKSHVNKGTTFIVTLN
- a CDS encoding response regulator produces the protein MKNHFNVCIIDDDDIYQFTIVKTIKALGLAKKIMVFSDGEEAKDFMLDNIKNNYELPDVIFLDNNMPIMDGFQFMEEYVKFKPQLDKKITVYMVSSSVDPVDIERANNVSEINGYIIKPIKPGQLKSIIENLNA
- a CDS encoding phosphoribosylaminoimidazolesuccinocarboxamide synthase; its protein translation is MNTITDTNFKFPKQVNVYKGKVREVYRLEDDIMVMVATDRLSAFDVVMPKGIPYKGQILNQIATKMMNDTADIVPNWLLKTPDANVAIGHACEPFKVEMVIRGYMSGHAAREYKAGKRVLCGVPMPEGLKENDKFPSPIITPATKAEMGDHDEDISREDIIKRGIVSETDYKQLEDYTFALFKRGTEIAAKRGLILVDTKYEFGKTKDGKIVLIDEIHTPDSSRYFYADGYKERQEKGEPQKQLSKEFVRQWLISNNFQGLEGQTLPEMTDEYIASVSERYIELYENITGETFVKADISNIQKRIETNVLECLQTL
- a CDS encoding PhoH family protein, yielding MNEIIIELTEISPREFFGHQNAHIDLLKKYFPKLKIVARGSKIKAYGDDEHLEEFDKRLDMLMTHFAKYNKIDENVIERVFTSNSQEDYATKQSSGDVLVHGVSGRLIKAQTANQRKLVEAATNNDMVFAIGPAGTGKTYTGVALAVKALKEKQVRRIILTRPAVEAGENLGFLPGDLKEKLDPYMQPLYDALRDMIPAEKLAHYIENGTIQIAPMAFMRGRTLDNAFVILDEAQNTTHAQMKMFLTRMGKNAKFLLTGDPGQIDLPRRVISGLKEALLVLGNVDGIKIIYLDDKDVVRHKLVKKVIEAYKNIEHQN
- a CDS encoding SAM hydrolase/SAM-dependent halogenase family protein, producing MTILTLTTDFGYKDHFVGALKGAIFSEIENATIVDISHSINPFNIQECAYILKNSYKTFPKGTVHIVGVDAELTKENEHIITYVDGHYFISANNGVVCLITSEVKPEKIVSINIPDTKDGSFPTYDVFIKAACHLARGGKMEVVGKPFTNLKTFKDFVPQLIDGGKTIIGNIVYIDNYGNVVSNIQKNLFEAYKNGRDYEVRVRGKVLKTIHNKYSDIINFDAEKNRRNGPGDLLALFNSSQFLELAIYKSNLTTVGGASTLLGLDYRDTITINFL
- a CDS encoding putative quinol monooxygenase, coding for MIVRIVKLTFKTENIVSFENIFNQSKHLIRNFDGCNFLELYQDKNNPAIFFTYSYWDSENALEAYRHSDLFIGVWAKTKILFADKPEAWTVNKNETLN
- the gldF gene encoding gliding motility-associated ABC transporter permease subunit GldF, which produces MYAIYKREIQSFFTSPIGYMVIGLFLIFCGLFLWVFKGEYNVFDYGFADLSNFFFLVPWVFLFLIPAITMKSFSEERKTGTLELLFIKPISLWQTVIGKFLGTLTLVIIAIIPTFLYVYSLSQLGQTIGNIDMGVVFGSYFGLLFLMASYTAIGIFASTLSQNQIVAFLLALILCFACFYGFQGISTLFTDGSTSVAIASLGMKAHFESIARGVIDTRDLIYFISLTVFFLFLTVVQLKNLNQ
- the gldG gene encoding gliding motility-associated ABC transporter substrate-binding protein GldG, whose amino-acid sequence is MKKTLTSIAIGIIALVVLNIASNYIYTRMDVTEDSRYTLSSAALQTVQNFTNPVIIDVLLEGQLPGEFVKLQSETKQILEEFKAENSNIKFNFINPLETTGSSENAIAEMQKLGLTPANVTVEENGKVSQEFVFPWAIVNYNNKTVKVALLKNKLGATTEERVTNSIQHLEYSFADAFSKLNIKQKKRIAVIKGNGELQDIYLADYLSTIKEYYNIGAFTLDSVASNPEKTLTQLKEYDLALIAKPTEPFTDKEKYVLDQYIVNGGKSMWLIDNVSMELDSLFNNEGKSLAFPRDLNLKDFFFKYGIRINPALVKDIYATQIVLAQGDGNNSQYNPVPWPFNPMVFSRNDHPINNNLEALRLQFANSIDVLNNNEYNKHILYYSSPLSTVVGTPNIISLDLVNKAPNKEEYNNGNKPLAVLVEGKFKSVYNNRVKPFALKNNKEVGTNNKMLVIADGDVIKNQISKGKPLQLGYDKWTNNAYGNKDFMVNSINYLLDDSGLINIRTKKVAIPFLDKEKIVAQKTKWQLINIALPVVLTLLFGLIFNYYRKHKYGK